Proteins encoded together in one Neobacillus sp. FSL H8-0543 window:
- a CDS encoding ABC transporter ATP-binding protein, protein MVLKIEHVTKRFGKFTAVNDLSLVIPKKEMFGFLGANGAGKTTTFRMVLGLLDASDGRITWDDKPINYSTSHLVGYLPEERGLYPKLKVRDQIVYLARLRGMPKREALAELKIWLEKFKIPEYENKKVEELSKGNQQKIQFIAAVIHKPKLLILDEPFSGLDPVNVELLKDAILALKDAGATIVFSSHQMHHVEEMCEQLCILHKGRQVVHGSLKDIKREFGKKNLVIHADFPLDDLKNYPGVVKARSTMEGIELQIEGEYIAERILKDIVNKGFIRKFALEEPSLNDIFIEKVGASYE, encoded by the coding sequence ATGGTTCTAAAAATTGAACATGTTACAAAAAGATTCGGGAAGTTCACTGCTGTTAATGACTTATCCTTAGTGATACCGAAAAAGGAAATGTTTGGCTTTTTGGGAGCGAATGGTGCTGGTAAAACAACAACCTTTCGAATGGTATTAGGATTATTAGATGCAAGCGATGGCAGAATTACATGGGATGATAAGCCGATTAATTATTCTACAAGTCACTTGGTTGGTTATCTTCCGGAAGAGAGAGGCCTTTACCCAAAATTAAAGGTACGCGATCAAATCGTCTATTTAGCTAGATTAAGAGGCATGCCGAAGAGAGAGGCATTAGCAGAATTGAAAATTTGGCTTGAGAAGTTTAAAATTCCTGAGTATGAAAACAAAAAGGTGGAAGAGCTTTCAAAGGGTAATCAGCAAAAAATTCAATTTATTGCTGCCGTAATACATAAACCAAAATTACTCATTCTTGATGAGCCCTTTAGTGGGCTAGACCCCGTTAATGTCGAACTGCTGAAGGATGCCATCTTAGCCTTGAAGGATGCTGGGGCAACCATTGTCTTTTCGAGTCACCAAATGCACCATGTCGAGGAAATGTGCGAGCAGCTCTGTATCCTGCATAAAGGAAGGCAGGTCGTACATGGCTCATTAAAAGATATCAAACGTGAATTTGGCAAAAAGAACCTTGTGATTCATGCTGATTTCCCGCTGGATGACTTAAAAAATTATCCCGGTGTTGTCAAAGCAAGATCTACGATGGAAGGAATTGAGCTTCAGATTGAGGGGGAATATATCGCCGAAAGAATACTAAAAGATATCGTAAACAAAGGATTCATTAGGAAATTTGCCCTTGAAGAGCCTTCTTTAAATGATATATTTATTGAGAAAGTAGGTGCTTCCTATGAATAG
- a CDS encoding YlbF family regulator has product MAVNVHDAAYALEKAIRQSDEYTQLQQMYNVVNADPAAKNMFDNFRQIQMNLQQKQMMGQDISEEEVQQAQSTVALVQQNEKIAGLMQAEQRMSQAIGELNQIIMKPLEDLYGKL; this is encoded by the coding sequence ATGGCAGTAAATGTACATGATGCAGCATACGCGTTGGAAAAAGCGATTCGTCAAAGTGACGAATATACGCAATTACAACAAATGTATAATGTGGTTAACGCGGATCCTGCAGCGAAAAATATGTTTGACAACTTCCGTCAAATTCAAATGAATTTACAGCAAAAACAGATGATGGGCCAGGATATTTCAGAAGAAGAAGTACAACAGGCACAGTCAACGGTGGCACTTGTCCAGCAAAATGAAAAAATTGCCGGCCTTATGCAGGCGGAACAACGGATGAGTCAAGCAATCGGCGAATTAAATCAAATCATAATGAAACCATTAGAAGACCTATACGGCAAACTTTAA
- a CDS encoding enoyl-CoA hydratase: MSVNFATDKVNVRVNGRVATIEMNRPEALNALDVDMLRGLVCNLKKISDSDDIDIIVLTGSGRAFSSGGDIKTMLSNMNENDFFPVMDIISELVVTLYSIPKLTISAVNGAAAGLGLSLALATDHIIADKKSKLAMNFIGIGLIPDGGAHFFLDKRVGELKAMHIIWEGKMMDAQEALELNLIQEVADDLQTTVDDRVLDWLSRPVQAMIKTKKILADMNRPQLLKILELEKHGQFNMRKTLDHQEGIKAFIEKRQPKFIGK; the protein is encoded by the coding sequence GTGTCGGTTAATTTTGCAACAGATAAGGTGAATGTGAGGGTGAACGGTCGGGTTGCAACAATCGAAATGAATAGACCAGAGGCGTTAAATGCATTAGATGTAGACATGCTAAGGGGTCTTGTCTGCAACCTTAAAAAAATTTCTGACTCAGATGATATTGATATTATTGTACTGACAGGGAGTGGGAGGGCATTTTCGTCCGGTGGTGATATAAAAACCATGCTTTCGAACATGAATGAAAACGATTTCTTTCCCGTTATGGATATAATCAGTGAATTAGTTGTTACACTTTATAGTATTCCAAAGCTGACGATAAGCGCGGTAAATGGTGCAGCAGCAGGCTTGGGTTTAAGTCTGGCATTAGCTACCGACCATATTATTGCTGACAAGAAAAGTAAATTAGCAATGAATTTTATCGGAATTGGATTAATTCCCGATGGTGGCGCCCATTTCTTTTTAGATAAAAGAGTCGGTGAGCTGAAGGCAATGCACATTATTTGGGAAGGAAAAATGATGGATGCACAAGAAGCTCTCGAATTAAATTTAATTCAAGAAGTAGCGGATGATCTCCAAACGACGGTAGATGATAGAGTTTTAGATTGGTTAAGCCGTCCTGTACAGGCAATGATTAAAACAAAGAAAATATTAGCAGATATGAATCGGCCACAATTATTAAAAATCTTAGAGCTAGAAAAACATGGACAATTTAATATGAGAAAAACCTTAGACCATCAGGAGGGTATCAAGGCATTTATTGAAAAAAGACAGCCAAAGTTTATTGGTAAATAG
- a CDS encoding long-chain fatty acid--CoA ligase — translation MMQTPLTMPQMIERAEKYFPKKQVVSRTASGIHRFTYKEIGERTRRLADSLRKLGVEKGDRVGTLAWNHHRHLEAYFAIPCIGSVLHTINIRLSPQHISFIINHAEDKVLLVDPDIIPLLEKCSAELKTVKAYVIMTDEKELPETTLSPVYHYETLLAEADPKFTYPKDIDENDPAGMCYTSATTGNPKGVVYSHRGIFLHSMALGLADSAAISEKDIALPVVPMFHANAWGMPFSAVWFGTSLVLPGPYFTPKLLAEFIEQERVTITAGVPTIWLGLLKELDEGSYDLSSLRGVLCGGSAAPKGMIKAFEQRHNVPFMHAYGMTETSPLVVISTLKSYQEDLDYEERLEIRAKQGVLVPGLDIKIVGKDGEVAWDGKEMGELCIKGPWIASEYYKDERTHDAFRDGWLHTGDVVTIDEEGFVKIVDRTKDLIKSGGEWISSVDLENALMAHEAVFEAAVVAVPHEQWQERPVACVVLKEAYQSKVTKEELMEFLKPQFAKWWLPDDILFLEEIPKTSVGKFLKMSLRDQVQKQVQGK, via the coding sequence ATGATGCAAACACCTTTAACAATGCCCCAAATGATCGAAAGGGCAGAAAAGTATTTTCCAAAGAAGCAGGTTGTTTCAAGAACTGCCAGTGGGATTCACCGTTTTACCTATAAAGAAATTGGTGAAAGAACAAGGAGACTCGCCGATAGTCTTAGAAAACTGGGTGTAGAAAAAGGTGATCGGGTAGGAACGTTGGCTTGGAACCATCACCGTCATCTTGAAGCTTATTTTGCGATTCCATGTATTGGTTCTGTACTGCATACAATCAACATCCGCCTTTCTCCACAGCATATTTCCTTTATTATTAATCATGCCGAAGATAAAGTTCTTCTAGTAGATCCAGACATCATTCCATTACTCGAAAAATGCTCCGCAGAATTAAAAACCGTAAAAGCCTATGTCATTATGACAGATGAAAAGGAACTTCCAGAAACCACACTCTCACCAGTCTATCATTATGAAACTCTATTAGCAGAAGCAGATCCTAAGTTTACCTACCCTAAAGATATCGATGAAAACGATCCAGCAGGTATGTGCTATACATCGGCAACAACTGGAAATCCAAAGGGAGTTGTCTATTCTCACCGTGGAATTTTCCTTCATAGCATGGCACTAGGACTAGCAGACAGTGCGGCAATTAGTGAAAAGGATATTGCCTTACCTGTGGTTCCAATGTTCCATGCGAATGCTTGGGGCATGCCATTTTCGGCGGTCTGGTTTGGTACTTCATTAGTTTTACCAGGGCCATACTTTACTCCAAAATTACTTGCCGAATTCATTGAACAAGAGAGAGTCACGATTACAGCAGGAGTTCCAACGATTTGGCTTGGATTATTAAAGGAACTTGATGAAGGTTCCTATGATTTAAGTAGTTTAAGAGGAGTTTTATGTGGAGGTTCTGCCGCTCCAAAAGGAATGATTAAGGCGTTTGAACAACGTCACAATGTGCCGTTTATGCATGCCTACGGGATGACAGAGACCAGCCCGCTCGTTGTCATTTCAACATTAAAAAGTTATCAGGAAGATTTGGACTATGAAGAAAGACTGGAAATAAGAGCCAAACAAGGAGTATTAGTACCTGGCTTAGATATAAAAATAGTTGGAAAAGATGGGGAAGTTGCCTGGGATGGAAAAGAAATGGGTGAATTATGTATTAAGGGCCCATGGATTGCCTCTGAGTATTATAAGGATGAACGGACACACGATGCATTCCGTGATGGATGGCTACATACAGGTGATGTTGTAACCATTGATGAAGAAGGTTTTGTAAAGATTGTTGACCGGACGAAGGATTTAATAAAGAGCGGCGGAGAATGGATATCCTCGGTTGATTTAGAAAATGCGTTAATGGCACATGAGGCTGTATTTGAAGCAGCCGTAGTCGCTGTGCCACATGAACAATGGCAGGAAAGACCTGTTGCCTGTGTTGTTTTAAAAGAAGCCTACCAGAGCAAGGTTACAAAGGAAGAGTTAATGGAATTCTTAAAACCGCAATTTGCAAAATGGTGGTTACCGGATGACATCTTATTCCTAGAAGAGATTCCAAAAACGTCCGTTGGTAAGTTTTTAAAAATGTCTCTTCGTGATCAGGTACAAAAACAAGTTCAAGGAAAATAA
- a CDS encoding Cof-type HAD-IIB family hydrolase codes for MIYRLLALNIDGTLLQTNGKIHKSTREAIEYVQQKGIYVTLITSRSFPSAKKVAKALKINLPLITHQGAYIRSAQEEKPLYVKRINEGITYDTVRFLEGLPCQIRLVHEEFSLANRLKLHNNLLARTVFTSGDPVFYSQQFVSSLSEYLHDQPLTPPKIEVYFEDEADQQDARNALSKMFTEIETIELDPLRLDIVPSDVSKLNGLSYLGNHLGIQLKEMVVIGDALDDIPVIEAAGLGVAMWNANFKVKRAADWITRSKNEQGVAYMVKEHFRKQQPIEFLRKMNIIKK; via the coding sequence ATGATTTATCGCTTGCTAGCATTAAATATTGATGGCACGCTTTTGCAAACTAACGGTAAAATCCATAAGTCAACCAGGGAAGCAATTGAGTATGTTCAGCAAAAAGGGATTTATGTGACGCTCATTACCTCAAGAAGTTTTCCCTCAGCGAAAAAAGTTGCCAAGGCGTTAAAAATTAATTTACCACTGATTACACATCAAGGGGCATATATAAGGAGCGCTCAAGAGGAAAAGCCATTATACGTAAAAAGAATTAATGAGGGTATCACCTATGATACGGTTCGTTTCCTCGAGGGGCTTCCATGCCAAATCCGTCTTGTTCATGAGGAATTTTCATTAGCCAATCGGTTGAAACTCCATAATAATCTGTTAGCAAGGACAGTTTTTACTTCTGGTGATCCAGTCTTCTATTCGCAGCAGTTTGTTTCATCGCTTAGCGAATACTTACATGACCAACCACTTACTCCACCGAAAATAGAGGTTTATTTTGAAGATGAAGCTGACCAGCAGGATGCAAGAAATGCACTTTCAAAGATGTTTACAGAAATTGAAACGATTGAATTAGACCCATTACGCTTAGACATTGTTCCATCGGATGTTTCAAAACTAAATGGACTATCCTATCTAGGTAACCACCTTGGAATTCAACTGAAAGAAATGGTTGTAATTGGAGATGCTCTTGATGATATTCCAGTCATTGAGGCAGCTGGACTTGGGGTCGCAATGTGGAATGCAAACTTTAAAGTGAAAAGAGCAGCTGACTGGATTACAAGATCGAAAAATGAACAAGGAGTTGCCTATATGGTAAAAGAACATTTTAGAAAGCAACAGCCAATTGAGTTTCTACGAAAAATGAACATAATCAAGAAATGA
- a CDS encoding YhzD family protein, whose protein sequence is MKSYKLTAFEATGEKILDEAFQAENDNAAKEIGEKLLTEKNLLEKTHRCTSPSGKLLLFHS, encoded by the coding sequence ATGAAAAGCTATAAATTAACTGCATTTGAAGCAACCGGGGAAAAGATTTTAGATGAAGCCTTTCAGGCAGAGAATGACAATGCTGCTAAAGAAATAGGAGAAAAGCTGCTAACTGAAAAAAATTTACTAGAAAAAACACATCGTTGCACCTCTCCAAGCGGTAAGTTGCTATTATTTCATTCATAA
- a CDS encoding YheC/YheD family protein: protein MSALTPVAIIPRKSNYRTDNLIQMSSQLNNQLLIENSQEVQLVIGKKPIEVNIQIKEMESNEILFPENLYSEFYLPVKQIKFHARYSNDIHTLHLGPVIALLTDIKTSGKEVPHFRSIHSFCEELHHGISENGGFFYVFTYRNFTAQGYFFDNGKWHSFVPPLPDVIYNRIHSRRLEYADDFAIFRKKLIELNIPYFNDRYLSKWEVHDRLINENHLQPHIPETKIFSKENLVDFIKRHETVFIKPIHGSQGRNIFKLIKEKDLYSIKSSITSKPEEFSNPFRLEDIYQHIQPLLNNRIYILQQGISLTAYESRGMDFRVLCHKTVNNNWHVTSVVARISAEDEFVSNIARGGEILAPLIALGSLMSKKDAKETLTRMKDLSIETAAALSFQSPGIIGELGIDIGIDQEGNPWLIEVNSKPSKNFDDGLLKIRPSAKAIIQFCTMLAFDTSLCN, encoded by the coding sequence ATGTCTGCTCTAACCCCGGTTGCTATTATTCCCAGAAAATCTAATTATCGAACGGACAATCTGATCCAGATGTCTTCCCAGCTAAATAATCAGTTGCTAATAGAAAATAGTCAAGAAGTACAACTTGTGATTGGGAAGAAACCAATAGAAGTCAACATACAAATCAAGGAAATGGAATCAAATGAAATTCTATTTCCTGAAAATTTATATAGCGAATTTTATTTACCTGTTAAACAAATAAAATTTCATGCCCGATATAGTAATGATATTCACACTCTTCATCTTGGGCCTGTAATTGCTCTATTGACCGATATTAAAACATCAGGCAAAGAAGTTCCTCACTTTCGTTCCATCCATAGCTTTTGTGAGGAACTGCACCATGGAATATCAGAAAATGGCGGTTTTTTTTATGTGTTTACTTATCGGAATTTTACCGCTCAGGGATATTTTTTTGATAATGGAAAATGGCACTCCTTCGTTCCTCCCTTACCTGATGTCATCTATAATCGAATCCATTCCCGCAGGCTAGAATATGCGGACGACTTTGCCATCTTTCGCAAAAAGCTTATAGAATTAAATATTCCCTATTTTAATGATCGTTATCTTTCAAAATGGGAAGTTCATGATCGTTTAATTAACGAGAATCATCTTCAGCCACATATACCTGAGACAAAGATTTTTTCAAAAGAGAATTTAGTTGATTTTATAAAAAGACATGAAACCGTCTTTATTAAACCGATACATGGCAGTCAAGGGAGAAATATTTTCAAGCTTATAAAGGAAAAAGATCTATATTCAATTAAATCTTCGATAACTTCTAAACCTGAAGAATTTTCTAATCCTTTTAGGCTTGAAGATATATACCAGCATATACAGCCCCTATTAAATAATCGCATATATATTCTCCAACAGGGGATCTCCCTGACTGCCTATGAATCTAGGGGAATGGACTTTAGAGTCCTATGTCATAAGACAGTTAATAATAATTGGCATGTAACATCTGTTGTAGCAAGAATATCAGCAGAGGATGAGTTTGTATCAAATATTGCCAGGGGCGGAGAGATTCTAGCTCCTTTAATAGCCCTAGGCAGTCTTATGAGCAAAAAGGATGCGAAGGAAACACTAACTAGAATGAAAGACTTATCCATTGAAACGGCAGCAGCTCTTAGTTTTCAGTCACCTGGAATAATTGGTGAACTTGGTATTGACATCGGTATTGACCAAGAGGGTAACCCCTGGCTAATTGAGGTAAACTCAAAGCCTTCGAAAAATTTTGATGATGGTCTACTGAAAATAAGACCTTCAGCAAAGGCGATTATTCAATTTTGTACAATGCTTGCTTTTGATACATCGCTGTGCAATTGA
- a CDS encoding DNA repair exonuclease, whose protein sequence is MKQISFIHAADLHLDSPMVGLKHLPASILSRVRESTFIALQKVTMAAIDHQVDFVIIAGDLFDGEDRSLRAQSRFRAEMLKLLEKDIPVYVIHGNHDHLNGSWVHLDMPPNVFIFNSKNEIKVLKTKRGDLVHLYGFSYPQRHVFERKIDDYEKVDGADFHIGILHGNEASGKEHDNYAPFSVKDLLEKQFDYWALGHIHKRTILSESPPIVYSGNIQGRNMKEIGVKGCYHVSLKDLDANMEFVSTSDIVWEEVTIDVSQAVSFQDIFQLCQMSINQLRKPAIGTLVRLHIKNVHLEDTREKGSLEEHLQELLLDNESEEESFVWVVDLRVTEGQPFDRKQLSKEANFYSELFETVDGYNGVGTALSHLYKHQLGRKYLSDLTEQEQKDVLAKAEKLLINLLYQ, encoded by the coding sequence ATGAAACAAATATCCTTTATTCATGCAGCAGACTTGCATTTGGACAGTCCGATGGTCGGTCTAAAACATTTACCGGCTAGTATTCTTTCAAGAGTGAGAGAAAGCACGTTTATAGCACTCCAAAAGGTGACGATGGCTGCTATCGACCATCAGGTTGACTTTGTTATTATTGCTGGTGATTTATTTGATGGGGAGGACCGCAGTTTACGGGCTCAATCACGCTTTCGGGCAGAAATGCTTAAGCTTTTAGAAAAAGATATTCCGGTTTATGTCATTCATGGAAACCATGATCATTTAAATGGTTCATGGGTTCATCTGGATATGCCGCCAAACGTATTCATTTTTAATAGTAAAAATGAAATAAAGGTCTTAAAAACGAAACGTGGGGATTTAGTCCATCTGTATGGCTTTAGCTATCCACAAAGACATGTATTTGAGAGAAAAATAGATGACTATGAAAAAGTAGATGGTGCTGATTTTCATATTGGTATTCTCCATGGAAATGAGGCAAGCGGTAAGGAACACGATAATTATGCGCCATTTTCAGTTAAGGATCTGCTTGAAAAACAATTTGACTATTGGGCTTTAGGACACATACATAAAAGGACAATTTTATCTGAATCACCGCCCATTGTTTATTCGGGGAACATTCAGGGACGAAATATGAAGGAAATAGGGGTAAAGGGCTGCTATCATGTATCATTAAAGGATTTGGATGCAAACATGGAGTTTGTGTCTACATCGGATATAGTGTGGGAAGAAGTCACAATCGATGTTAGTCAGGCAGTATCTTTCCAGGATATTTTTCAGTTATGCCAAATGTCTATTAATCAACTGCGCAAACCTGCTATTGGAACACTTGTTAGACTACATATTAAAAATGTCCATTTGGAGGATACACGAGAAAAAGGAAGTTTAGAGGAGCACCTGCAGGAATTGCTTTTGGACAATGAATCAGAGGAAGAATCATTTGTTTGGGTCGTTGATTTACGAGTAACGGAAGGTCAGCCATTTGATAGGAAACAATTAAGTAAAGAAGCAAATTTCTATTCTGAGCTTTTTGAAACAGTTGATGGATATAACGGTGTTGGTACAGCACTATCTCATTTATACAAGCACCAACTAGGAAGAAAGTATTTATCAGATCTTACGGAGCAAGAGCAAAAAGATGTATTAGCCAAAGCGGAAAAACTATTAATTAACCTACTATATCAATAA
- a CDS encoding ABC transporter permease has product MNSFWIILFHTYINKLKTKSFIITTLMTVVIVLALTNINNIIAAFDKNGGIEKVAVFDESGQLFEPLKNQVNTINEDIELTLFDGDVKEAEKAVENGDYQGFIQLELNKENLPVATYNAMSIADSALYTDLLTSLQQVKTQLAASQINLAPNQLQKLYEPVSFEKIALEQNAKTEEELNQARGLVYILLFIIYFAVIMYANMIAMEVATEKSSRVMEILISSVSPIKQMFAKILGIGLLSLTQLGVFLVVGFYSFKANSESLQEGFMGIYGFGDVPLGTVLYAVIFFLLGYFLYATLAAFLGSLVSRIEDVQQMITPMTLLVVAGFMIAMFGLGKPDSPFITITSYIPFFTPMIMFLRVGMLTIPVWEAFLGIAILVATIAILAIFGARVYRGGVLMYGQSNSFKDIKKALQLTKHE; this is encoded by the coding sequence ATGAATAGTTTTTGGATTATTCTATTCCATACCTATATAAATAAATTAAAAACGAAATCGTTTATCATAACAACTTTGATGACAGTGGTAATTGTCTTAGCACTTACTAATATAAATAATATTATTGCTGCTTTTGATAAGAATGGCGGTATCGAGAAAGTGGCCGTTTTCGATGAATCAGGTCAATTGTTTGAGCCATTAAAGAATCAAGTTAACACAATAAACGAAGATATAGAACTAACACTTTTTGATGGCGATGTAAAAGAAGCAGAAAAGGCCGTCGAAAATGGAGATTACCAGGGATTTATTCAATTAGAGTTAAATAAAGAAAACCTGCCGGTTGCAACCTACAACGCAATGAGCATTGCTGATTCAGCACTGTATACTGATTTGCTTACGAGTTTACAGCAAGTCAAAACGCAGCTTGCTGCATCACAGATTAATTTGGCACCAAACCAGCTTCAAAAGCTTTATGAACCCGTTTCTTTTGAAAAAATTGCGCTGGAACAGAATGCAAAAACAGAAGAGGAATTGAATCAGGCTAGAGGCCTTGTGTACATTTTACTTTTTATTATTTATTTTGCAGTAATTATGTACGCAAATATGATTGCAATGGAAGTTGCGACAGAAAAGTCCTCACGGGTGATGGAAATCTTAATTTCAAGTGTCTCACCTATTAAGCAAATGTTTGCAAAAATCCTAGGTATCGGTTTACTGAGTTTGACACAGCTGGGTGTATTTCTTGTGGTGGGCTTCTACTCGTTTAAAGCGAATAGTGAATCATTACAAGAGGGTTTTATGGGCATATACGGTTTTGGCGATGTTCCGCTTGGAACGGTTTTGTATGCTGTTATTTTCTTCCTACTCGGCTATTTTCTCTATGCCACACTTGCGGCCTTTTTGGGATCTCTTGTCAGCAGGATTGAAGACGTGCAGCAGATGATTACGCCTATGACCTTACTTGTTGTTGCCGGATTTATGATTGCGATGTTTGGACTTGGAAAGCCTGATTCACCATTTATTACGATCACATCCTATATCCCATTCTTTACTCCGATGATTATGTTTTTACGTGTTGGAATGCTGACGATTCCAGTTTGGGAGGCTTTTTTGGGAATCGCGATTCTCGTGGCAACCATCGCTATATTAGCCATATTTGGTGCACGTGTTTATCGTGGCGGGGTGCTAATGTATGGTCAATCAAATTCCTTTAAAGATATTAAAAAAGCGTTGCAACTAACGAAACATGAATAA
- a CDS encoding GNAT family N-acetyltransferase, which produces MKLIKPPKREFEKIMFFETERLNTRKFELDDLEDFHEMQSNNNVMKYINGRGRTRTENSNELLKIVNSYNENNTDRLIMAISEKNDEIRTLIGACAVAKSENGEFEVGYRFSEKYWGKGYGSEILNGLLKFCLNDLAINKVISIVEKENIYSVRILENSPMQFIKEFEEVDTNNIVRLYRLDMTV; this is translated from the coding sequence GTGAAACTAATTAAACCGCCAAAAAGGGAGTTTGAGAAAATTATGTTTTTTGAGACTGAACGTCTAAACACAAGAAAATTTGAATTAGATGACCTAGAGGACTTCCACGAAATGCAAAGTAATAATAATGTTATGAAATATATCAATGGAAGAGGTAGAACAAGGACGGAAAATTCAAATGAATTACTTAAAATAGTAAATAGTTATAACGAAAATAATACTGATAGATTAATAATGGCTATTTCAGAGAAAAATGATGAAATTCGTACATTAATCGGTGCTTGTGCGGTAGCTAAAAGTGAAAATGGAGAATTTGAAGTTGGATATAGGTTTTCCGAAAAATATTGGGGAAAAGGGTATGGTTCTGAAATTTTGAATGGATTACTCAAATTTTGTCTTAATGATTTAGCTATAAATAAGGTAATCTCTATTGTTGAAAAGGAAAATATTTATTCAGTAAGAATTCTTGAAAATTCCCCTATGCAGTTTATAAAAGAATTTGAAGAAGTTGACACAAATAATATAGTGAGACTTTATAGATTAGACATGACTGTTTGA